AAGTCGATGACCGCGTAGTGGTCGAAGCGGATGTCCGTTATTCCTTCAACGGTCCGCATGGTGCATGCCGCTCCGTCTGATTCCAGGTCGGTGGTGCGCAATCCGTTCGAATAGGCCTCGTTGAACTGTCCGTAGTACGGCTTCTGGGTGGACCCGTCAGAGCGCTGGCATTCGGAGAGGTTCACCATGGTGTCGCGGGGAATGGACACGACGTCGATGCGGGATCGATCCGCCGAGATGTGCATGATGAGCGTGGTGTCGCTGCGCTTGCCATCCTCCTCGCCGCCGATCGCGGCGTTGCCGCCGCTGCGGTCATCAGAGCCGATCAGCAGAATGTTGAGGGCCCTGCCAGATGATCCGTCCGTGGGGGGTGGCGGCGGGGCGGGCCGGTCGGGCCCGAGCAGCGGGTCGATGTCCGTGGTGGTCACCGTCGAATCCCACTTGGCGCTAAAGGTCTGAGTGAAGACCAAGCCAAAACCCGCTGCGGCAGCGAGAAGCCATGTGAAACCAGTGAGGAGGCGGTGGCTGCCGCGAGACGCGGAGTGCCGAGGGGTACGTGCCTCAGCGCCGCCGCGTTCCCCCATGAGTCGGCGTCTAGCCTACGGAGCAGGCGTTGAGGATGTCCTCTTGAGAAGGAGCCTGAGACCCGCCCGGGTCCGCAGGGGCGCTCGGGTCGGTGACGGGGGCAGCGTCTGTGCCTATCGTGTCTTCGTTGGCCGGGGACGCCGATTGCGCATCGAGCAGCGGGGCGATCGGCTGATCGGTTCTGAGCGCTTCCCACATCGCAGGCGCCTTCGAACTGAAGATCACGTGATTGCGGTTGGCGGGATCGCCCGTCACGGGTGCCGTCGCGAAGGTGACGTCGGTGGACGGGTTGATGCTTCGCATCGAGAAGGCAAGCCCGATCAGGGTGTCAAGGTCACCGAAGCCGTCATCCATCGTGAGCGAACCGGCCACCTCCTTGACAAAGTTCGTGAGGTCCTGGGGGCGGTAGAGCATCTCGGCGCTCAGGATCTTGCTGGCCAGGTTCTTCAGCAGCTCCTGCTGACGGTCAATGCGGTCAAGGTCCGAGCCGCTCAGCCCGTCGCCATGGCGCATGCGGGCAAAGGCGAGGGCCTGCGTGCCGTTGAGCACCTGGGGACCCGCTGCGAGATCCGTTCCAGAGTATGCGTCGGTCACCGCGTTGGGGATGCACATAGGCACTCCGCCGACGGCGTCAACCATGTCCCTGAAGCCCACAAAGTCGACGACGACGAAGTGGTCGATGTAAATGTCGGTGAGCGACTCGACCGTCTTCTGAGTGCACGCCGCGCCGTCGGCGTTTGAGCCGTTCGCCGCGCCATTGGCGAAGGCGATGTTGAACAGGCCAGTCCACCCGCGCTGCGACGTCCCGTCCGAGCGCTGGCAGTCGGCGATCCGCACGACGGTGTCGCGGGGGATCGAGACGACCTCGACGCGCGAGCGGTCGGCGGAGATGTGCATGATCAGGGTGGTGTCGTTGCGCTTGCCAGCCTCTTTGCCACCGATCGCGCCGTTCTCGCCGCTGCGGTCGTCAGAGCCCATGAGCAGGATGTTGACGGGGACGCCTGAGGAGCCGTCGGTCGGCGGCTGTGGGGCGGAGGGTCGGTCGGGTCCGAGAAGGGGGGTGATGTCCTCAGTGACAAACTCCGCCTCGACCTTCGTCTTGTACGTTTGCACAAAGACGAGGCCAAAGCCGACCGTCGCGGCAAGCACCCAGGCGAAGGCTTGAAGCACGCGGTGACTGCGGACCGTCGTGGCGTGACGGACGCGAACGTACTCGGACGAACTCATGGAAGAACCCCCAACTAGGCGCGAGAGACTTATTGTAAGTCCCTGCGGCGGTCATGCTTCGGAGCGTGAACGTCACGGGCTCGCGCCTGGTTCCCGAGCGAGATACGTCACAGTGCGCTACATTCGACTTGACGGGCACGGATTACACCGGTGTAATTCACTTCGAGTGTGTGTCGATCGGAGGACGGGCAATGTGGAATCTGTATACCGGCTCCGTGCCGACCGATGTGGGCACCACGCCGGGCTTGGCCCCCGTGGTGGACATTTTTGGCGGCGAAGCCGACGGACCGCTGTCATGGCAAGACCGCGCCCTGTGCGCGCAAACGGACCCAGAGGCGTTCTTCCCGGAAAAGGGAGGATCGACTCGTGAGGCGAAGAAGGTGTGCACCTCTTGCGAGGTGCGCTCGGAGTGTCTCGACTACGCGCTGGCGCACGATGAGCGGTTCGGCATTTGGGGTGGCCTTTCAGAGCGTGAGCGTCGCAAGCTCAAGCGTCGCGCGGTCTAGCGCACGCATCCGCTGCGGCGGAGCATCATGAGCACGCCCTTTGTCAGGGCCGTGCTGGTCACCGACGGCAAATCTGACCATCTGTCCGCCACGCTTGCCGCCCTCGCCGCCCTTGACGAGCAGCCTTCAGTCCTGCATTTGGTGGTGACGGGCGACGCGGACGTCGACATCCCCGAGAGCCTTGCGGCAGACGTGCGCCACCTCGACGCGACGTCCTACGCACACGCCGTCAGCGTCGTTCTCGACGACGTAGGTAGCCGCGACGGCGAACTGCTGTGGCTCTTGCACGACGACACCGCGCCACACGCCGACGCACTGACCAGGCTCATCGCCACGGCCACAAAGCGCCCGCGCGCCGCCGTGGTCGGTGCTGCCCACGTGCGCTGGAATGACGATTCGCGACTGGTGAATCTGGGGACAACCGTCTCGCGACTTGGTGCCAGACGGGTTGCGCTCGTGGTCGAGGACGACATCAACCAAGGCCAGCACGACTGGCGAGAAGACGTCATGGCTGTGTCGCTCGCGGCGGCGCTCGTGCGCCGCGATGCCTTCGACGCGCTCGGCAGGATCGACGCCGGCTATGAGGGTTACGGCGACAGCCTTGAGTGGTGCAGAAGGGCCTGGGCTTCCGGTCGCGATGTGGTGATCGAGCCACGAGCCCGCATACGTCACGCTCAAGACGGCCTCTATGGCGTGAGGACTAGGCGCCGCGGACGCGGTGCCACCCATGCTCGCCGACGGGTCAGCGAGTGGCACCACGCCTTCGCCTGGGCCCGTTGGTGGGCGATCCTGCCGCTCGTCGCGCTCGTACCCCTGAGTGTGGCGATCAGGGTTGTGGCGCGGCTCGCGCAAAACGTGCCGCGGCGCGCGCTCGCGGAACTCGCGGTGCCCTTCCTGCTCATTATGCGCGCGCCAGCGATCCTCAAGACCACGGTCGCTC
The Demequina sp. TMPB413 DNA segment above includes these coding regions:
- a CDS encoding LCP family protein is translated as MSSSEYVRVRHATTVRSHRVLQAFAWVLAATVGFGLVFVQTYKTKVEAEFVTEDITPLLGPDRPSAPQPPTDGSSGVPVNILLMGSDDRSGENGAIGGKEAGKRNDTTLIMHISADRSRVEVVSIPRDTVVRIADCQRSDGTSQRGWTGLFNIAFANGAANGSNADGAACTQKTVESLTDIYIDHFVVVDFVGFRDMVDAVGGVPMCIPNAVTDAYSGTDLAAGPQVLNGTQALAFARMRHGDGLSGSDLDRIDRQQELLKNLASKILSAEMLYRPQDLTNFVKEVAGSLTMDDGFGDLDTLIGLAFSMRSINPSTDVTFATAPVTGDPANRNHVIFSSKAPAMWEALRTDQPIAPLLDAQSASPANEDTIGTDAAPVTDPSAPADPGGSQAPSQEDILNACSVG
- a CDS encoding WhiB family transcriptional regulator; protein product: MWNLYTGSVPTDVGTTPGLAPVVDIFGGEADGPLSWQDRALCAQTDPEAFFPEKGGSTREAKKVCTSCEVRSECLDYALAHDERFGIWGGLSERERRKLKRRAV